A single genomic interval of Bradyrhizobium japonicum USDA 6 harbors:
- a CDS encoding DUF4286 family protein — MPLAGQGMLLTSMNIDVPDEADFNRWYDREHLEERVAIEGFLEARRYVAHAANPKYLSLYSTATLEVLDSPAYRARLANQTEWSQRTMANFKNMLRVVARITISKGTGRGAALGVVRLRPSTDNAGTWRDALHEKLTPGEREGIISMHLLESEPELSGATADIPAVHNEGARDWFVLIDGTHVGAVSAVIAERFTGPAASPFPLPVSVGTYSLMWDLAKSDIAPG, encoded by the coding sequence ATGCCGCTCGCCGGGCAAGGCATGCTGCTGACGTCGATGAACATCGACGTTCCAGATGAGGCCGATTTCAACCGCTGGTACGATCGCGAGCATCTGGAAGAGCGCGTCGCGATCGAGGGTTTCCTGGAGGCGCGGCGCTATGTCGCGCATGCCGCCAACCCCAAATATCTCTCGCTGTACTCGACCGCGACGCTCGAGGTGCTCGACAGTCCCGCCTACCGGGCCCGCCTCGCCAACCAGACCGAATGGTCGCAGCGGACCATGGCGAATTTCAAGAACATGCTGCGCGTGGTCGCGCGCATCACCATCAGCAAGGGCACCGGCCGCGGCGCAGCGCTCGGTGTGGTGCGGCTGCGGCCGAGCACCGACAACGCGGGGACATGGCGTGATGCACTGCACGAAAAGCTGACGCCCGGGGAGCGCGAGGGCATCATCTCGATGCATCTGCTCGAAAGCGAGCCGGAATTGTCGGGCGCAACGGCCGACATTCCAGCTGTGCACAATGAGGGCGCGCGCGACTGGTTCGTGCTGATCGACGGCACGCATGTCGGCGCGGTCTCCGCCGTCATTGCCGAACGCTTCACCGGCCCCGCCGCATCGCCCTTCCCGCTTCCCGTCTCAGTCGGCACTTACAGCCTGATGTGGGATCTCGCGAAGAGCGATATCGCGCCCGGCTAG
- the pip gene encoding prolyl aminopeptidase produces the protein MMPDADAAASAKRADPFAPLTSDMLDVGDGHELYVESVGRADGIPAIYLHGGPGSGCQPDHRRLFDPDRFCAVLFDQRGCGRSRPKGSREHNTTAHLIADMEKIREKFGFDRWMVVGGSWGATLALAYAQAHPARVSGIALRATFLGTRAEVETAFTSRLSQFYPALHEDFLSVLPPDERAQPVDAYWRRILDADPAVHGPAARAWHDTERVLSEHKAAKTRLDLASLNVWRTLPATPFMEAHYFVHDSFMTDNQLLRNAGKLTGIPGIIVQGRYDLLCPPETSERLAKVWPGSEIRIVEEAGHSLYDAGVRDAVMKSIADLASKAAR, from the coding sequence ATGATGCCTGACGCCGACGCGGCCGCATCCGCCAAACGTGCCGATCCCTTTGCGCCGCTGACCTCCGACATGCTCGACGTCGGCGACGGCCACGAGCTCTATGTCGAGAGCGTCGGCCGCGCCGACGGCATCCCCGCGATCTACCTGCATGGCGGCCCCGGCAGCGGTTGCCAGCCGGATCACCGCCGGCTGTTCGATCCCGACCGCTTCTGCGCCGTGCTGTTTGACCAGCGCGGCTGCGGCCGCAGCCGTCCGAAGGGATCCCGCGAGCACAACACGACGGCGCATCTGATCGCGGACATGGAGAAGATCCGCGAGAAATTCGGCTTCGACCGCTGGATGGTGGTCGGCGGCTCCTGGGGCGCGACGCTGGCATTGGCCTATGCGCAGGCGCATCCCGCGCGCGTCTCCGGCATTGCGCTCCGCGCAACCTTCCTGGGCACCCGTGCCGAGGTCGAAACCGCTTTCACATCGCGCCTGTCGCAATTCTATCCGGCGCTCCACGAGGATTTTCTGAGCGTGCTGCCGCCCGATGAGCGCGCACAGCCGGTGGACGCCTATTGGCGCCGTATCCTCGATGCCGATCCGGCCGTGCATGGTCCCGCGGCGCGGGCCTGGCACGACACCGAGCGCGTCTTGTCCGAGCACAAGGCGGCCAAGACGCGGCTGGACCTGGCATCGCTGAACGTGTGGCGCACGCTGCCGGCGACGCCGTTTATGGAGGCGCATTATTTCGTCCACGACAGCTTCATGACGGACAACCAGCTATTGCGGAATGCGGGCAAGCTCACCGGCATTCCCGGCATCATCGTGCAAGGCCGCTACGATCTGTTGTGCCCTCCCGAGACATCCGAGCGGCTTGCGAAAGTTTGGCCGGGTTCCGAGATTCGGATCGTGGAAGAAGCCGGACATTCGCTCTATGATGCCGGCGTGCGGGACGCGGTCATGAAGTCGATTGCCGATCTCGCGTCGAAAGCCGCGCGCTAG
- the pqqE gene encoding pyrroloquinoline quinone biosynthesis protein PqqE: MSDVLPTVPPHASDSLAVLEKSRSTAETFGIPLAVLLEITHRCPLQCPYCSNPVELDRSGKELTTEEWKKVLSELAEIGVLQVHFSGGEPTARKDLVELVKHASDAGLYTNLITSAVLLTRERLSELADAGLCHVQISFQGVEEGIADRVAGYKNGHRKKLEVAKWTRELELPLTVNAVMHRQNLHQLPDIIQMSIDLDADRLEVANVQYYGWALKNRAALMPTVAQLDECTRIVEEARERLKGTLAIDYVVPDYYALRPKKCMGGWGRQFFNISPAGKVLPCHAAESITGLEFESVRSNHSIAWIWQNSDAFNRYRGTGWMKEPCKSCEFREIDFGGCRCQAFALTGDAANTDPACALSPLHETIFKQAEREAEGETNRFLYRNFAGGTLESGNDA, encoded by the coding sequence ATGAGCGATGTGCTCCCGACCGTCCCGCCTCACGCCAGCGACAGTCTCGCGGTGCTGGAGAAGAGCCGCTCGACCGCGGAGACGTTCGGCATTCCGCTCGCCGTGCTGCTCGAGATCACCCATCGCTGTCCGCTGCAATGCCCCTATTGCTCCAACCCGGTCGAGCTCGACCGCTCCGGCAAGGAGCTGACGACCGAGGAGTGGAAGAAGGTCTTGAGCGAGCTCGCCGAGATCGGCGTGCTCCAGGTGCATTTCTCCGGCGGTGAGCCGACCGCGCGGAAAGACCTCGTCGAGCTGGTCAAGCACGCCAGCGACGCCGGCCTCTACACCAATCTGATCACCTCCGCCGTGCTGCTGACGCGCGAGCGGCTGAGCGAGCTGGCGGATGCCGGGCTCTGCCATGTGCAGATCTCTTTCCAGGGCGTCGAGGAAGGTATCGCCGACCGCGTCGCCGGTTACAAGAACGGTCATCGCAAGAAGCTCGAAGTCGCGAAATGGACCCGCGAGCTCGAGCTGCCGCTCACCGTGAACGCGGTGATGCACCGGCAGAATTTGCATCAGCTCCCCGACATCATCCAGATGTCGATCGATCTCGATGCCGACCGGCTCGAGGTCGCCAACGTCCAGTATTACGGCTGGGCGCTGAAGAACCGCGCCGCGCTGATGCCGACCGTGGCGCAGCTAGATGAATGCACCCGCATTGTCGAGGAGGCGCGCGAGCGGCTCAAGGGCACACTCGCCATCGACTACGTCGTTCCCGATTATTACGCGCTGCGGCCGAAGAAGTGCATGGGCGGCTGGGGCCGGCAGTTCTTCAACATCTCGCCCGCCGGCAAGGTGCTGCCCTGCCACGCCGCCGAGAGCATCACCGGGCTCGAGTTCGAATCCGTGCGCTCCAATCATTCGATCGCCTGGATCTGGCAGAACTCGGATGCCTTCAACCGCTATCGCGGCACCGGCTGGATGAAGGAGCCGTGCAAGTCTTGCGAATTCCGCGAGATCGATTTCGGCGGCTGCCGCTGCCAGGCCTTTGCGCTGACGGGCGACGCCGCCAACACCGATCCCGCTTGCGCCCTGTCGCCGCTGCACGAGACCATCTTCAAGCAGGCCGAGCGCGAGGCCGAGGGCGAGACCAACCGCTTCCTCTATCGCAATTTCGCCGGCGGCACTCTGGAATCCGGGAATGATGCCTGA
- the pqqD gene encoding pyrroloquinoline quinone biosynthesis peptide chaperone PqqD: MAGPRNISVSEASRPVLPRHAKLKYDETRKVWVILAPERVLAPDEIAVEVLQLCNGERNVGDVADQLAAKYAAPREAILADVIVMLQDLADKGFLTEAREKTS; the protein is encoded by the coding sequence ATGGCCGGGCCGCGGAACATCAGCGTCAGCGAGGCAAGCCGCCCGGTGCTGCCGCGGCATGCCAAGCTGAAATATGACGAGACGCGCAAGGTCTGGGTGATCCTGGCGCCGGAACGGGTGCTGGCGCCCGACGAGATCGCGGTCGAGGTCTTGCAGCTCTGCAATGGCGAGCGCAATGTCGGCGACGTCGCCGACCAGCTGGCCGCGAAATACGCCGCGCCGCGCGAGGCGATCCTGGCGGACGTCATCGTCATGCTGCAGGATCTCGCCGACAAGGGCTTCCTCACCGAGGCCCGGGAGAAGACGTCATGA
- the pqqC gene encoding pyrroloquinoline-quinone synthase PqqC yields the protein MNAASMTGMTALSIGKDIRLNSSEELEATLRHIGATRYHSLHPFHKLLHGGKLNKGQVQAWALNRYYYQSTIPIKDAVVISRFRDRATRLEWRHRIEDHDGDIGSEGGIERWLKLTEGLGLDTAYVESTEGILPATRFAVEAYVHYCREKSPLEAIASSLTELFAPNLHEERISGMLEHYDFVNPDIMSYFKRRLAQAPRDAGFALDYVKAHATTPEQRASVCNALIFKTNVLWVQLDALQHAYVEGHIPPGAFVPKAS from the coding sequence GTGAATGCCGCGTCCATGACTGGAATGACTGCGCTCTCGATCGGCAAGGACATCAGGCTCAACTCGTCCGAGGAGCTGGAGGCGACGCTGCGCCACATTGGTGCTACGCGCTATCACAGCCTGCATCCGTTCCATAAGCTGCTGCACGGCGGCAAGCTGAACAAGGGCCAGGTGCAGGCCTGGGCGCTCAACCGCTACTATTACCAGAGCACGATCCCGATCAAGGACGCCGTGGTGATCTCGCGCTTCCGCGACCGCGCCACGCGGCTGGAATGGCGCCACCGTATCGAGGACCATGACGGCGACATCGGCTCCGAGGGCGGCATCGAACGCTGGCTGAAGCTGACCGAAGGCCTCGGCCTCGATACGGCCTATGTGGAATCGACCGAAGGCATTTTGCCGGCGACGCGCTTCGCGGTCGAAGCCTATGTCCATTACTGCCGCGAGAAGAGCCCGCTGGAGGCGATCGCCTCCTCGCTCACCGAATTGTTCGCGCCGAACCTGCACGAGGAGCGCATCTCCGGCATGCTGGAGCACTACGACTTCGTCAATCCTGATATCATGAGCTACTTCAAGCGGCGGCTGGCGCAGGCGCCGCGCGATGCCGGCTTCGCGCTCGACTACGTCAAGGCGCACGCCACGACGCCGGAGCAGCGCGCCTCCGTCTGCAACGCGTTGATCTTCAAGACCAACGTGCTGTGGGTGCAGCTGGACGCGCTCCAGCACGCCTATGTCGAGGGCCACATTCCGCCGGGCGCGTTCGTGCCCAAAGCGAGCTGA
- the pqqB gene encoding pyrroloquinoline quinone biosynthesis protein PqqB, producing the protein MLRVVVLGAGAGGGVPQWNCGCEGCRAARENGHELQRTQASVAFSGDGEHWFLINASPDLRQQLNATPQLHPKAGALRHTPVAGVILTNSEVDAVAGLLSMREGSPFTVYAHQKVLAILKSNSIFNVLNEKNVQRQPISIHEPFEPRLPDGARSGIEVLPFAVPGKSAWYLEGKAHPGGESGDGDTLGLKITDKSTGKCFYFIAACAEVTDALKAEIDGAALVFFDGTVWQDDEMIKAGLGQKTGKSMGHVAMSGHDGAIARLADLTLDRKMFLHINNSNPALLPDTPERKALEAAGWRIPADGTEIVL; encoded by the coding sequence ATGCTTCGCGTCGTCGTCCTGGGCGCCGGGGCCGGCGGCGGAGTCCCGCAATGGAATTGCGGGTGCGAGGGCTGCCGGGCGGCCCGTGAAAATGGCCATGAGCTTCAGAGAACCCAGGCCTCGGTCGCGTTCAGTGGCGACGGCGAGCACTGGTTCCTGATCAACGCTTCCCCCGATCTTCGCCAGCAATTGAACGCCACGCCGCAGCTGCATCCCAAGGCCGGCGCGCTGCGCCATACGCCTGTTGCAGGCGTGATCCTGACCAACAGCGAGGTGGATGCGGTCGCGGGCCTGCTGTCGATGCGCGAGGGCTCGCCCTTCACGGTCTATGCGCATCAGAAGGTGCTGGCGATCCTGAAGAGCAACAGCATCTTCAACGTGCTGAACGAGAAGAACGTGCAGCGCCAGCCGATTTCCATCCACGAGCCGTTCGAGCCGCGGCTGCCTGATGGCGCGCGCTCGGGGATAGAGGTGCTGCCCTTCGCGGTGCCCGGCAAGTCGGCCTGGTATCTGGAAGGCAAGGCGCATCCCGGCGGCGAGAGCGGCGACGGCGATACGCTGGGCCTGAAGATCACGGACAAATCAACCGGCAAGTGCTTCTACTTCATCGCCGCCTGCGCCGAAGTGACCGACGCGCTCAAGGCCGAGATCGACGGCGCCGCGCTGGTGTTCTTCGACGGCACGGTCTGGCAGGATGACGAGATGATCAAGGCCGGGCTCGGCCAGAAGACCGGCAAGAGCATGGGCCATGTCGCGATGTCCGGTCACGACGGCGCGATCGCGCGCCTCGCCGACCTCACTCTCGACAGGAAGATGTTTCTGCATATCAATAACTCGAATCCGGCGCTGCTGCCCGATACGCCGGAGCGTAAAGCGCTCGAGGCCGCGGGCTGGCGGATACCCGCCGACGGAACGGAGATCGTGCTGTGA
- the pqqA gene encoding pyrroloquinoline quinone precursor peptide PqqA, whose product MAWKAPKIVEVPCGMEINMYVSATRK is encoded by the coding sequence ATGGCCTGGAAAGCCCCGAAGATCGTCGAAGTGCCCTGTGGCATGGAAATCAACATGTATGTGAGCGCCACCCGCAAGTAA
- a CDS encoding DUF6894 family protein, producing the protein MPRYFFNTRIGDELIVDPDGEDLRNPDRAWEVARQMILEVVKSEGAQPALMEAVIEVTDDDGEIVLEFPFTEALLDIPDESATRH; encoded by the coding sequence ATGCCCAGATACTTCTTCAACACCCGCATCGGCGACGAACTGATCGTGGATCCCGACGGAGAGGACCTGCGTAACCCCGATCGCGCCTGGGAGGTCGCCCGCCAGATGATCCTGGAGGTGGTGAAGTCGGAGGGCGCCCAGCCGGCGCTCATGGAGGCCGTCATCGAGGTGACCGACGACGACGGGGAGATCGTGCTCGAATTCCCCTTCACCGAGGCCCTGCTGGACATACCGGACGAGTCCGCGACCAGGCATTGA
- a CDS encoding amidase family protein: MQDLWRLSAADLATLVKSKKVSAREAAKAGLARLDAVNPQLNAVIDHRPEDVLKQADAVDAAIARGEDPGVLAGVPVTIKANVDQEGFATTNGLKLQRDLIAREDNPVVANFRKSGAILLGRTNCPAFSYRWFTTNLVHGDTKNPRDASLTPGGSSGGAGSAVAAGIGHIAHGTDIAGSIRYPAYACGVHGLRPTLGRIPAFNPALPERPIGPQIMAVSGPLARTVNDLRISLEAMSARDIRDPWFVPVPLQGPARPKRAALCLNPDGLATKPEVKAAVTDAGKRLERASWTVEVIENTPPMREAVEWQRKLWLGDGYEAQLEMAEREGDPGALACLRGNRAKVTPMDQADYAKALTRRATLTRDWMLFFEKYAVVLTPVSGELPFPDHLDRKDNESFERVWEAQMPQIATPFMGLPGLVVSTGLVGKAPVGVHIVSGRYREDLCLLAGEAIEAGGVPPSPIDPVG; the protein is encoded by the coding sequence ATGCAAGATCTCTGGCGCCTGTCGGCCGCCGACCTCGCGACCCTCGTCAAATCCAAAAAGGTCTCCGCCAGGGAGGCAGCCAAGGCCGGTTTGGCCCGCCTGGACGCCGTCAATCCCCAGCTCAACGCGGTGATCGACCACCGGCCGGAGGACGTGCTCAAGCAGGCTGACGCCGTCGATGCCGCCATCGCCCGGGGCGAAGATCCCGGTGTGCTCGCCGGCGTGCCCGTCACCATCAAGGCCAATGTCGACCAGGAAGGCTTTGCCACCACCAACGGCCTGAAGCTCCAGCGCGACCTGATCGCGCGCGAGGACAATCCGGTGGTCGCCAATTTCCGCAAATCGGGGGCCATTCTGCTTGGCCGCACCAATTGCCCGGCCTTCTCCTATCGCTGGTTCACCACCAATCTGGTCCATGGCGACACCAAGAACCCCCGCGACGCCTCGCTGACGCCGGGCGGCTCGTCCGGCGGCGCCGGCTCGGCGGTCGCGGCCGGCATCGGCCATATCGCCCATGGCACCGACATCGCCGGCTCGATCCGATATCCCGCCTATGCCTGCGGCGTGCACGGCCTGCGCCCGACCTTGGGCCGCATCCCCGCCTTCAACCCGGCGCTGCCGGAGCGTCCGATCGGGCCGCAGATCATGGCCGTGTCGGGCCCGCTGGCGCGCACCGTCAACGATCTCAGGATCTCGCTCGAAGCCATGTCAGCCCGCGACATCCGCGACCCCTGGTTCGTGCCGGTCCCATTGCAGGGCCCCGCGCGGCCGAAGCGCGCCGCGCTCTGCCTCAACCCGGACGGGCTTGCGACCAAACCGGAGGTGAAGGCGGCCGTGACTGACGCCGGCAAGCGGCTGGAGCGCGCCAGCTGGACTGTCGAGGTCATCGAGAACACGCCGCCGATGCGCGAGGCGGTCGAGTGGCAAAGAAAACTCTGGCTTGGCGACGGCTATGAGGCGCAGCTGGAGATGGCTGAGCGTGAAGGCGATCCCGGTGCGCTGGCCTGCCTGCGCGGCAATCGCGCCAAGGTCACGCCGATGGACCAGGCGGACTACGCCAAGGCGCTGACGCGCCGCGCCACGCTGACGCGCGACTGGATGCTGTTCTTCGAAAAATATGCCGTGGTGCTCACGCCGGTGTCCGGCGAGCTGCCGTTTCCGGATCATCTCGACCGCAAGGACAACGAATCCTTCGAGCGCGTCTGGGAGGCGCAGATGCCGCAAATCGCGACCCCGTTCATGGGACTGCCGGGCCTCGTGGTCTCCACCGGTCTGGTCGGCAAGGCGCCGGTCGGCGTGCACATCGTGTCTGGCCGCTATCGCGAGGATCTGTGTCTGCTCGCGGGCGAAGCGATCGAGGCGGGCGGCGTGCCGCCGTCGCCGATCGATCCCGTGGGTTAG
- a CDS encoding glutathione peroxidase — protein MSVIYDFKANSLLGEEVPMRRFEGQVLLIVNTASKCGFTPQYRGLEDLYRDLSPRGFSVLGFPCNQFGAQEPGQASEIQAFCSTNYDVTFPLFEKIDVNGAHAHPLYEYLKRQQSGLLGASIKWNFTKFLVDRAGKVIARYAPTARPEGLRQQIETLL, from the coding sequence ATGTCTGTGATCTACGACTTCAAGGCCAACTCGCTTCTCGGCGAGGAGGTGCCCATGCGCCGTTTCGAGGGGCAGGTGCTCTTGATCGTCAACACCGCGAGCAAATGCGGCTTCACGCCGCAATATCGCGGGCTGGAGGATCTCTATCGCGACCTCTCGCCGCGCGGCTTCTCGGTGCTCGGCTTCCCCTGCAACCAGTTCGGCGCGCAGGAGCCGGGGCAGGCGAGCGAGATCCAGGCATTCTGCTCGACCAACTACGACGTCACCTTTCCCCTGTTCGAGAAGATCGACGTCAACGGCGCCCACGCGCACCCTCTGTATGAGTACCTGAAACGCCAGCAATCCGGCCTGCTGGGCGCCTCCATCAAATGGAATTTCACCAAATTCCTCGTGGACCGTGCCGGCAAGGTGATCGCGCGCTACGCGCCGACCGCCCGTCCCGAAGGATTGCGGCAGCAAATCGAGACCCTGTTATGA
- a CDS encoding DUF3297 family protein, producing the protein MSETIMSDEFPDRLSVDPNSPYYNADILSRDVGIRFKGVEKTNVEEYCISEGWVRVTAGNAKDRYGNPLTIKVHGPVEPYFRDKK; encoded by the coding sequence ATGAGCGAGACAATCATGAGCGACGAATTTCCGGACCGCCTGTCGGTCGACCCGAACAGCCCCTATTACAACGCGGATATTCTCTCGCGCGACGTCGGCATCCGCTTCAAGGGTGTCGAGAAGACCAATGTCGAGGAGTACTGCATCAGCGAAGGCTGGGTCCGCGTCACCGCCGGAAACGCCAAGGACCGCTACGGCAACCCGCTGACGATCAAGGTGCATGGTCCGGTCGAGCCGTATTTTCGAGACAAGAAGTAA
- the tarD gene encoding D(-)-tartrate dehydratase → MSVRIVDVREITKPISSPIRNAYIDFTKMTTSLVAVVTDVVRDGKRVVGYGFNSNGRYGQGGLIRERFASRILEADPNALLNAAGDNLDPDKVWAAMMTNEKPGGHGERSVAVGTIDMAVWDAVAKIAGKPLFRLLAERHGVSANPRVFVYAAGGYYYPGKDLSMLRGEMRGYLDRGYNVVKMKIGGASIEDDRTRIEAVLKEIGKDAQLAVDANGRFDLETGIAYAKMLRDYPLFWYEEVGDPLDYALQAALAEFYPGPMATGENLFSHQDARNLIRYGGMRPDRDWLQFDCALSYGLCEYQRTLEVLKTYGWSPSRCIPHGGHQMSLNIAAGLGLGGNESYPDLFQPYGGFPDGVRVENGHITMPDLPGIGFEGKSDLYKEMKALAE, encoded by the coding sequence ATGTCCGTCCGCATCGTTGACGTCCGCGAGATCACGAAGCCGATCTCATCGCCGATCCGCAACGCCTATATCGACTTCACCAAGATGACGACGAGCCTCGTCGCCGTCGTCACCGACGTCGTCCGCGACGGCAAGCGCGTCGTCGGCTACGGCTTCAATTCCAACGGCCGCTACGGGCAGGGTGGCCTGATCCGCGAGCGCTTTGCCTCGCGCATCCTGGAGGCCGACCCGAACGCGCTGCTGAATGCGGCCGGTGACAATCTCGACCCCGACAAGGTCTGGGCCGCGATGATGACCAACGAGAAGCCGGGCGGCCATGGCGAGCGTTCGGTCGCGGTCGGCACCATCGACATGGCGGTGTGGGACGCAGTGGCGAAGATCGCAGGCAAGCCGCTGTTCCGGCTGCTCGCCGAACGGCACGGCGTGAGCGCCAATCCGCGCGTCTTCGTCTACGCCGCCGGCGGCTATTATTATCCCGGCAAGGATCTCTCGATGCTGCGCGGCGAGATGCGCGGCTATCTCGATCGCGGTTACAACGTCGTCAAGATGAAGATCGGCGGCGCGTCGATCGAAGACGACCGCACCCGCATCGAGGCGGTGCTGAAGGAGATCGGCAAGGACGCGCAGCTCGCGGTCGACGCCAATGGCCGCTTCGATCTCGAGACCGGCATCGCCTACGCCAAGATGCTGCGGGACTATCCGCTGTTCTGGTACGAGGAGGTCGGCGATCCCCTCGACTACGCGCTGCAGGCCGCACTCGCCGAATTCTATCCGGGCCCGATGGCGACAGGCGAAAACCTGTTCAGCCACCAGGACGCGCGCAATCTCATCCGCTACGGCGGCATGCGCCCGGATCGCGACTGGCTGCAATTCGACTGCGCGCTGTCCTACGGCCTCTGCGAATACCAGCGCACGCTGGAGGTCCTGAAAACCTACGGCTGGTCGCCGAGCCGCTGCATCCCGCACGGTGGCCACCAGATGTCCCTCAACATCGCCGCCGGCCTCGGCCTCGGCGGCAACGAGAGCTATCCCGACCTGTTCCAGCCCTACGGCGGCTTCCCGGATGGTGTGCGCGTCGAGAACGGCCACATCACCATGCCCGACCTGCCGGGCATCGGCTTCGAAGGCAAGTCGGATCTCTACAAGGAAATGAAGGCGCTGGCGGAGTAG
- a CDS encoding GIY-YIG nuclease family protein: MKQPCVYMFANRRSGTIYVGVTSNPPRRAFEHHEGLVKGFSSKYGCKLLVWYELHATMTDAIAREKQIKGGSRAKKLALIESANPDWTDLYETLI; the protein is encoded by the coding sequence ATGAAGCAGCCTTGCGTGTACATGTTCGCCAATCGCCGCAGTGGGACGATCTACGTCGGCGTCACCTCGAATCCGCCGCGCCGCGCGTTCGAGCATCATGAGGGCCTGGTGAAGGGCTTCTCGTCAAAATACGGCTGCAAGCTGCTCGTCTGGTACGAACTGCACGCGACAATGACCGATGCGATTGCGCGTGAGAAGCAGATCAAGGGGGGCAGCAGAGCGAAGAAGCTTGCGCTGATCGAGAGCGCCAATCCGGACTGGACGGATCTCTACGAGACGCTGATCTGA
- a CDS encoding malonyl-CoA decarboxylase, protein MANAFFSDLLATISDRGRTLLRRGDSADTKHDAESLIELCGALLSGRGEASGTAMAREVLDIYQELDAAGRRAFFEALVRDFGPDRERLSKAIEKWRARPSDEDASSLHFASEPRRQELIRRLNRAPGGTGDLVNMRADLLGMMNGHTDLAALDRDVSHLLSSWFNRGFLVLRRIDWSTPANILEKIIRYEAVHEISDWDDLRRRIDPVDRRCYAFFHPAMVDEPLIFVEVALTETIPGAIAPLLAVDRQHLPIERARTAVFYSISNTQRGLGGISFGSFLIKQVVEELRRETPKLDTFVTLSPVPGFMQWVKQDKDLPLSDEDREILKRLDDPKWFENPETTTLLRTVIEPLAAYYFLKARTPKGKLIDSVARFHLGNGARLERINWLGDLSPKGARESAGVMVNYLYRLDDIEKNHEAYANDGEVVASSAVKKLLKGEGRRLLDMRLS, encoded by the coding sequence ATGGCCAACGCCTTCTTCTCAGATCTGCTCGCCACCATCTCCGATCGCGGCCGCACGCTGCTGCGCCGCGGGGACTCCGCCGACACCAAGCACGATGCCGAAAGCCTGATCGAGCTCTGCGGTGCGCTGCTGTCCGGTCGTGGCGAAGCTTCGGGCACTGCCATGGCGCGTGAGGTGCTCGACATCTACCAGGAGTTGGATGCGGCAGGACGCCGCGCCTTCTTCGAAGCCCTGGTGCGTGATTTCGGCCCCGATCGCGAACGCCTGTCCAAGGCGATCGAAAAATGGCGCGCCAGGCCTAGTGACGAAGACGCGAGCTCGCTGCACTTCGCCTCCGAGCCGCGCCGGCAGGAGCTGATCCGCCGCCTCAACCGCGCGCCGGGCGGCACCGGCGATCTCGTCAACATGCGCGCCGATCTGCTCGGCATGATGAACGGTCACACCGATCTCGCCGCGCTCGATCGCGACGTCTCGCATCTTCTCTCGTCGTGGTTCAACAGGGGGTTTCTCGTGCTGCGCCGGATTGACTGGTCGACCCCGGCCAACATCCTCGAAAAGATCATCCGTTACGAAGCCGTGCACGAGATCAGCGACTGGGACGACCTGCGCCGCCGCATCGATCCGGTCGACCGGCGCTGCTACGCCTTCTTCCATCCCGCCATGGTCGACGAGCCGCTGATCTTCGTCGAGGTGGCGTTGACCGAGACGATCCCCGGTGCGATCGCGCCGCTGCTGGCGGTCGATCGCCAGCATCTGCCGATCGAGCGCGCGCGCACCGCGGTGTTCTATTCGATCTCGAACACCCAGCGCGGGCTTGGCGGCATCTCCTTCGGCAGCTTCCTGATCAAGCAGGTGGTCGAAGAACTGCGCCGCGAGACGCCGAAACTCGACACCTTCGTGACGCTGTCGCCGGTGCCGGGCTTCATGCAATGGGTGAAGCAGGACAAGGACCTGCCGCTGTCGGACGAGGACCGCGAGATCCTGAAGCGCCTCGACGATCCCAAATGGTTCGAGAACCCCGAGACGACCACGCTGCTCCGCACCGTGATCGAGCCGCTCGCGGCCTATTACTTCCTGAAGGCGCGCACGCCGAAGGGCAAGCTGATCGATTCCGTCGCCCGCTTCCACCTCGGCAATGGCGCACGGCTCGAGCGCATCAACTGGCTCGGCGACCTCTCGCCGAAAGGCGCGCGCGAGTCCGCCGGCGTGATGGTCAACTACCTCTACCGCCTCGACGACATCGAGAAGAACCACGAAGCTTACGCCAATGACGGCGAGGTCGTGGCGTCGAGCGCGGTGAAGAAGCTGCTCAAGGGCGAGGGACGCAGGCTGCTGGACATGCGGTTGTCGTAG